In the Silvanigrella aquatica genome, TTGCTTTGTGGAATTGCGACCACCTTCAATGTTATAATTTGATTCTTTATCAATGTTTCCAATTAATTTAAATAAAGTAGGCCGCCCGACGGCATAATAATGATTCAGGGCTTCAAGCCCTTTTCCTTGCTTTACTAAAGCAATTTCAATTTCATAGGCATTTAAATATTCTTTATATAAGCTCATTGTTTGATTATAAATTTCATGTTCTCCAACAGCAATGAGACCTAGAGACTCATATTCTTTGAATGCTTTATCTAATTGATTTTTGAATGTTTGAAGATCTTCAAAATTTTTTGCCATTTTATCACGCTGATTAGCAACGCTATCTGCAATAACTAAAACTTCTCTACGAGAAAGATTGCCGACATATAAATTGATTTTTGAAAAAGCTTCAATGCTCGGCATCCAGCTATTTCCTGTTTCCTGGGCAAAGGATTGTGTTTTATCAATCATAAAAATACAATATAAGCAGGAAAATAAAATCAATGTAATAAGAACAATGATTGATGTGATGATTTTAAAAGCGAGACTTTTTTTTGTCATTTATGATTTCCTAAATAAGGAAACTTATTTACATTTGTTATTTTATTTTAATTTTATAAATTATAAGGAGGAAATTTTTTCCATTTGACAGAGTTATAACAGGAATTAAATTTTTATTTTTGTAAATTTATAAAAAGGGACGCCACATTTTAAATGAAATTCTAAGCCGTTTTGTCACTACCCAAAATTAACAATTCTATAGTATGAGTTGTCTGTTTTAATTTTTGCCCCTGATCTACGAGTTCATTTGAGGATTGAGCTGTTTCGTTAACGGCGATTTGGTTTTTTTGTGTAGCGCGGTCAATTTCAGACATAGCTGTGGTAATTTGTCTGACGCCAATGTCTTGTTCTTTTGTGGCCGCAGAAATTTGGTCAATAACCGAAACCATATTCACAATGTCTTCTGAAATATGCATAAAAGATTCTTGTGCTTCCGATGTCACGGACTTTCCTTCAGCAACGCGGTCTTTGGTTATATTTAAAATTTTATTGACTTCTTCTTGGCTTTTTGTAATGAGTTCTTGAATTTCTTGCGCCGATTTACCGCTTATTTTTGCTAAATTACCCACTTCTTCGGCAACCACAGCGAAGCCTTTACCATATTCCCCGGCACGAGCCGATTCAATGGAGGCATTTAAGGACAACAATTCGGTTTTAGAAACAATGTCATTAATAACCGAAGTTTTTGTGTGAATTTGATTGATAATTTCGGCAATGTTTTGCAATTGACTGTTGGATTCTTGAATGGTTTCCATGCTGTTAACCAGCTTTTTCATGGTTTCTTGGCTGCTCTCCGCTTTACTCGAAGCGCTCTTGGCCACATTATTCGATTCCTGCGCATTTTCAGCGGTTTTATTGACCATGCTGGTAATTTCGTTAATGGCCGCCGTAGTTTCGTGTACCGATGCTGCTTGTTCCGTTACGGAGGCAGATAGAGTTTCAGAGCTATTTTTTAAAGTGTGCGAAATTTTCATGGTATTTTCGCCTTGTCTTTTGAGCTCTATAATTCCTAGTTTAATAGTGTTTGTTAATTTAAGAATAATTAAAACAATAGCAGTCATAATAATTAAGGATAATGTTATTACAATGGACATTGTCCAGTTAGTGAGAGATGTTAAATAATTTCCTTGCTTTGTTGCATTCTCGCCGCCTTTGGCATTGAAATCGGCTTCTTTATCCACTGCTTCTAGAAATTTAAATAAGTTTTTTTTGCCTGTTGTATTATAATGATTAATAGCTTCAGCTGCTTTGCCTTCTTTCACTAAATTGAGCTCTTTATTCATGTCTTCCATATAGGTTTTGTATGTTGCTAAAGTAACATCGTAAAACGGTTGTTCCCCAGGGCCAAGTAAACCTAATGTAATATAGTCTTTAATTTCTTTATCCAGGTTGGTACTGAATTTTTCAATGTCAGCAAAATTTTGTTCGCGTCCTTCGGTATCTTTTATGGCGGCATTGGCCATAACCAATATGCTGCGCCGTGACATATTTCCTGCGAGCACGTTAATGCGTGCAATGGCCTCAATACTGGGCATCCAGCTCGTGCCCACATCGTTGGCGTAAAATTGGGCTTTGTTAATCATTGTAATACAATAAACGCATGAGAAAAGAATTAAAAAGCCAAGTATAGAAATGGAAGTGATAATTTTAAATGACAGACTTTTATTGCCCATAAGTAGTGCCTCTTTGCGAAGTTCGTGACTACAAACACACCATCGGTTGAATTTTAATGAAATTAAGTCGTTTTAATTTTTTTTCTACTTCAATTAGGAAGCGCGTTTCGTTGAACCCATTATCAAGAGTTCAATTTCACTTGTGGTTTTAATAAGTTTTTCACCTTGCTCAACAAGTTCATTGGAGGAATGCGCTGTTTCGTTAACCGCAAGTTGATTTTTTTGTGTCCCACGATCAATTTCAGACATAGCTAATGTAATTTGTCTTACACCAACGTCTTGTTCTTTAGTGGCCGCAGAAATTTGTTCGATAACAGAAACCATATTTATAATGTCTTCTGAAATATGTAAAAAAGATTTTTGAGCCTCATTTGTGACCGCTTTTCCTTCAGCAACCCGATCTTTAGTTACATTAAGTATTTTATTCACTTCTTCCTGGCTTTTGACAATGAGCTCTTGAATTTCTTGTGCCGATTTTCCGCTGACTTTAGCCAAATTTCCGACCTCTTCGGCAACCACGGCAAAGCCTTTGCCGTACTCACCGGCACGCGCCGATTCTATGGAGGCATTTAAAGACAACAGCTCTGTTTTTGAGACAATGTCATTAATGACCGAAGTTTTTGTATGAATTTGAGTGATAATTTGAGCGATATTTTGTAGTTGACTGTTGGATTCTTGAATGGTTTCCATACTAGAGACTAATTTTTTCATTGTCTCTTGGCTGGCGTCAGCTTCATTGGAAGCTTCCTTGGCTACTTTAGCAGATACTTCCGCATTTTCAGAAGTTTTATTGACCATACTCGTAATTTCATTAATAGCGGCCGTGGTTTCATGCACCGAAGCTGCCTGTGCTGTGACAGATGCTGAAAGCGATTGCGAACTGTGTTTTAATGTTTGTGAAATTTTCATGGTGCTGTCACCTTGTTGTTTTAATTCTTCAATTGCAGTTTTAATTTTTTGAGTTAATTTAAGAATAATACCAGTAATAACTAAAATAATGACTATGGAAGAGATAATCACAATGGACATAGTCCAATTTGTCAGAGCCGTTAAATAACTGCCTTTTTTGGAGGACGTTTCAGCTCCGTCTTTGTTAAATTGTGTTTCTTTGCTTTCGGCTTCAAGTAATTTAAATAAGTTGACGTTCCCATTTTCTCTAAAATCTTGCATGGCCTCTTGCTTTTTTCCTTGTTTTAAAAGATCTTGTTCATAATTTATTGATTGTATAAAAAGATTATAATATTTCATGACTTCATCGTAATATGGTTTTTCTCCAAGATCGACAGATAATAAACCACTTGTATCATACTCTTTTAAATTTTTATCTAGTTTTGCTTTAAATGTCTCTAAACCTTCTTTTAACTTATCTATATCTTTTAAATTATTGTAACCATACTCACTTAAAATAGTCACATGACGTCTTGAAACATTTCCAACTTGCGTAGTTATATCGGCAAAGGCATCAATGCTGGGGAGCCAATTTATAGCAAGTTCATTAGCATATAGTTGGGTTTTATTGATCATAAAAATACAATATATGCTTGTGAAAAGTATGAGAATGCCAAGTAAAAAAATGGAACTCATAATTTTAAAATTGAGACTTTTGCTATTCATTTAATTGCCCCATTAAAAAATAATTGAAAGAGAAATGATATCGGATCTATTTTATTTTTATTAAGAATTTATTTTAGAAAATTTCATAATTAATATCTCAATTTGTGTTGTTTTTGTAATCAATTTGTAATATTTTTTCGCAAATAAATTTAATTTATTTTCTATTTTAGTAACAAATTTATTTGTGAGAATTTCACTTATAATCTGTGGGACATTTTGCGACTGATTATTAAATTAATGTATATGCTGAATGATATTAGATTTTTTTGTTTTTACTTAGCTTGAGTTCGCCTTATTTTGAATTTTTTGTATCAGAATGAGTATTAGCATGTTCAATTTTAAAATCCCTTGTTAGAGGAAAAAGTGAATCAGAACCAAACCACTTATTAAAAATTTCTTTTGCTCTTCCTGATGTTTCCATATCTTCTAAAATATCATTAATTAATTTTAATAAATCATCGGAATTTTTTCTGACGCCAATTCCATAGGGCTCGGAAGAAATATCAAAATGGGTTATTTCAAAATCAGGCTTACTTTTTATATTTGCAAGAATGCCAACTAAAACTGATTCATCTGTTGTGATTGCAAAGATTTTCTCAAGGTAAAGAGCATGTGCTGCTTGGGAATAATCTTCTAATCCTAGAATTGTTGCTTTAGGAAGATATTTTTTCGTATTTGATTCCGCTGTAGAGCCTTTTGAAGTAATAATTATTTTTCCATCTAAATCTTTTAATTCGGCGACGGTACCCTTGCGAACTAAAAATTTTTGTTTTGAAACAAAATATTGATAGCTAAAGTCAATTTGTTCTTTTCTTTCTTTAGTCATTGTCATTGTACATATTAAAACATCTACTTCCTTTTTTAGTAACAAGGGGATTCTTGTGGATGAATTCACTGTTTTAAAAACAGCTTTGACCTTCAGTCTATTTGCAATTTCATTTGCAAAATCTATGTCATATCCTTCTAATATTCTTGTTTTTTGATCAATTTTCTTAATATAACCAAATGGAACTAAATTATCTTTTACGCCAAAAACAATCTCATTTTTATTCTTAATTTCTGTAATAGCATCTGAGTATGCTAAATTATTATAGAAGAAAAATAGATATGCGGCATTAAATAATATAATAAATTTTACAATAAAATAATTAAAATTAATCATAAATCACCTTTAATTAATATTTCAATTTCTTTTGCAGTTGAGTCTAATTTAGTGCTTTCCTCAACTAATTTAATTGCAGAGTTTGAGTTGGTTTCAGCTGTTTCCTTACAGTATTGAGTCGATTTATCAATATCTCCCATTGATGTAGCAATTTGTCTTATACCAATCTCTTGTTCTTGTGTGGCTTCTGATATTTGCGAAATAGTGTTTGTCATTGTTGAAATATCATCGGCAATTTTTTGAAAAGCAGTTTGTGCTTCTGTCGTTACTAATTTTCCTTCATCAATTTTTACTTTTGTCACTCCTAGAATCTTATTTACTTGTTCTTGACTTTTTGTAATTAATTCTTGAATTTCACTTGCTGATTTACCGCTAATTTTTGCCAATACGCCAACTTCTTCTGCTACTACAGCAAATCCTTTACCATGTTCTCCAGCCCTTGCTGATTCAATTGAAGCGTTTAGAGATAGTAATTCAGTTTTAGCAACAATATCGTTAATTACAGTTGTTTTAGAATTTATTTGTGAAATAATGGCAGAAATTTCCTGTAATTTATTATTTGATTCTTGAATATTATGCATCGCAAAAACAAGTTTTTTCATTATTGTCTGTCCCTCATTTGCTTTTGAGGTGGCACTTTCTGCAATTTTTCTAGATTCAATAGAGTTTTCAGATGTTTTATTCACCATGCTTGTAATTTGATTGACAGCAGCTCCTGTTTTTAAAACAGCATCTCCTTGTTCAATAACTGTTTTAGACAATGAATTTGAATCTTTTTTCAAGAGCATGGCAATATCATTTGTTGAAATACTTTGTTTCTTTAAATTTTCGATTCCATTAATAATAGATCTTGTTGAAATATTTACAATTCTAAAAATTATAATTGAAATAATTAAACTTAATGAAAATATAATAATCATACCAATAATAGTTACTTTAGTAAAATAAGCTCCTTTTCTAGTAGAATTAAGTGCTCCTTTATAATTGATATCAGCTATTTCAAAAAAACTAGACTCAGCATTTTTCATTAGAGGTATTGCTTTTGTCTTAATTAAAAGAAGAGCTCCTTTTTCATCATTTTTCCCTGAATTTTTAAAAATTTCATTTACCAAAGATCGAATCTCGTCCCACATTGGTAAAAATTTTTGCAATTCAGCGCGCTCTTCCGGTCCCGTTATTTCTGTTTCATATATAGCAATTAAAGCATTTACTGATTTTATTGTATCATTTATTACCATTAATTGATCATGATAGTTGTCTTTATCTGATATGGTTAAAAGCTCAAATTGAAGCGATTTTAATAATACAATTTGAGCGACAATTCGCTGAGCGGTATCCACACTTGGCAACCAGCTTAGACCCGTTTCATCAGCAAATTTATTTGTTGTTATAATCATTGAAATTGTATAAATTGAAGTCATAAATATGAGACTAAGTAAGATAAATATTGAAGTGTAAAGTTTAAATGGTAAGCTTTTCTTTTTCATTTTTCCTCTTTTTGCAAAAACGTAAATATTTTATATTAATTAAATTTTAAATAATTTAAAATTTAGTGCATGCCATAAGTGACAACTAAACTGAAAATCAAGTAAATATAATATAATATTTAAAATATTAACGGAGCTTAAAAATTTTTCAAAAATGTATGCCTATTTATTTTGAAAGATAAACTTTTGATTCAAATAATACCCTTCCATTTTACCTTTAGAAAACTTTAGCTCTAACATCGGAAGGATTTGCTATTAATTGATTATTAAATTTAAAAAAATATTTTACTGTTTATTTTTTGTCTTTTGAAAACGTAATACGCCATTTTTTATTTGTCGATCTTATTAGCATGCTATAAGCACAAGGAACTATAAAAAGAGTGAGCAAAGTGGAAGAGATTAATCCACCAATGACAGTCACTCCCATGGCATTAGCACCGCTGCTACCGGGACCTGAATGAAAAAGAAGAGGTAACATTCCAGCAATCATTGTTAAGGTTGTCATAAGAATAGGTCTGAAGCGGATAAAAGCTGCCTCTAATAGTGCGTCATCAACATTGTAATCTTCTCGTAATTTTTGCTGTGCAAATTCAATAAGCAAAATGGCATTTTTCGTAACGAGTCCCATTAACATAATTATGCCTATCATGCCGTAAATAGAAAGTGGATATTGAGTTATTAAAAGTGCTATAAAAGATCCGGAAAATGCTAAGGGAACACTCAACATAATAGCAAAAGGTGCAATGACATTCTCAAATTGTGAGCACAAAACCATGAATATAAATAAGGTTGCTAAAAGAAGTGTGGTCGAAATTGTTTTCACCATTTTTTGAACATCTTCTGCTTCCCCGCTGAAACTATTTGTGACTCCCAATGGTTTTGTTTTATTTACAAATTCTTGGATTTTTTGGGTCACTCCATTTAAATCTTTTCCAGAATATTGCGCTGAAATGGTCATTTTTGTATTGCCATTAAGGTGTGAAATAGAGGGTTCAATTTTGACATTTTCAAACGATGCCACACTTGATAACAAAACGGAGGAATTATTTGCAGAAGGAATATGAACACTCGTGATATCGGCTATTGTCTGATTATTTTCCATAGGTAACAGCATTTTTATATCAAAATATCGACCATTTGCATAAAAATCACCAACACGAACGCCGCCGTATAATAATTTTAAAGTGTTTGCCATATCATTTATATTTACTTCTAAATCGGCTGCTTTTAAATTATTAGGAATAATGCGTAATTCATAAATAGGATCTTTTGCCGAACTATTTATCTGGGTGACATTAGGAATTTCACTCATAAATTTAATAATATCTTTAGAATATTCATTCATTAATTCAGAATTACTTGACATCAAATTAACTCGAATGGGTTCATACCCGCTATCACCAAATCCTAATTTTTCAAAGGGAGAACGAATAAATTTTTGGGCATCCTTTGTTAGGTGTTCTGAAAATTCATTTTTTGTAAAATTTCTTTTATCGGTTTTTACAAGCATAATATTATAAAGAATATTATTTGAAGTGGTTCCTTCACCTGCTGCAATATTCATAACGACATTTTCAACTCCAGGATAACTGCGAATATATTCTTCTAATTCTTTACCGCGCTCTATTGAAATATTTAAGGGAGTTCCATGTTGTAAATCTAACTTGAAATTGACCATACTATTATCTTCTTCTGGTGAAAAAGCAATGGGTACAAATTTAAGTAAGACAATACTTATTATGAATATAATAACCGCACTAAAAATTGTTGTTTTTTTATAATTTAAAAATTTCCTTAAAGAATTTTGATAAAATAATTGAATTTTTTCAAATTTTTTATCAAATAAAGCGGCATACTTATTTTTTCCGTCTTCTTCATTTTTAGAATCCTTTAATATTCTGCTACTCATCATAGGAACAATAGTGAAGGCTACAAAAAGTGAAATTAGAACGGCTGTGGCAACAGTAATGCCAAATTCAAAAAAATATTTTCCAAGAAGTCCGTCCATAAAAGCCACGGGAACAAAAACAGCAACAATAGCAAGAGTAACGGCAATGGCAGCTAAGCCAATTTCGTCGGTACCTTCATCGGCTGCTTGAAAAGAGCTTTTTCCGAATTTTTTATGTCGATGAATATTTTCAATGACAACAATAGCATCATCAATTAAAATACCAACTGACAAAGTCAGCGCCATTAATGTAATACTATTTATGGTAAAATTAAGAGCATGTGCAATAGCTAAAGTACCAATTAAGGATGTGGGAATGGCAACGGCACAAATTAATGTATTTCTCCAATCATGAAGAAAGATAAAGACAATTAAAACAGCAAAGAAAGATCCCGTTAATAATTCAAAAATACTTGAATGATAAGATTCAACAATATATTCAGAATTATCCTGAGTAATAACAATATTTATTTTATTATTATTCTCAAATTTAATTTTTGCAACTTTTTGTTTAATCTCTTTTGCAATATTAACAATATTTCCTTGGTGGTCTTTAATAATAGAAAGAGTGATTGTTTTATTTCCATTGAGTTCGCTATAATTTGATATTTCGGCATGAGTATCTTTAATAGTAGCTATGTCCTCAATACGGATAAGAGATTTATCATTCATAATAATCGGCATTTTTGCAATTTTGTCTATGCTATCGGGAATATTATAAGTTGAAATGCTCTTGAATTTACTTTCTCCACGCAGATTACCAGAGGGTTTATTTACAATCTGATCTTTTATTTTATTTTCAATCTGATTTGGAGAAATTTTCATGGCGTTTATCATTGAGGAATTTAAAAGAATTTGAATTTCTCTTGTTTCATCTCCTGTTATTTGAATGGCTCCCACTCCCTCAATATTTTGCAATTGAGGTTTGAGAGTATCTCTAACGAAATAAGATAAATCTTGAAATGAAATAGAGGAAGAAGAAACATTAAGAGAAAGAATGCTCTTATCATTGCTATTTATTCTTTGAATTTTTGGAGTTTCCGATTCTTTAGGGAAATCAATATAACTAAGTTTATCACGAACATCAGAAAGAGCTCTATCAATATTTACATTTAAATTAAATTCCAAAAAAACGTCGGCTCCATCTTGGAAGGCATAGCCATGCATATTTTTTAAATTAGAAAGACCTTTAAATTGCTCTTCCATGGGTTTTAATAATATTTCTTCGGCTGTTTTAGGATTCACGCCTTTATATTTTATATTCACACTTATAAAGGGCATGTCGACATTGGGATTGTCCTGAATTCCAAGTTTAGTAAATGACATCAATCCAAAAATGATAATTAAAAAATTGATCATTACTGTAAAATAAGGTCTTTTTATAGAAATTTTAGAAATTAACATGAAGGACTCTTTATTAAATTGATTTGAGCAAGATTTCTAAAAATACACCGGGAGCTAATTTATCGGAAAAGGAAGTGACATCGGCATAAATATCAAACGTTCTTGTTATTGGATCGATTACTTGAACAACGCGATTAATTGTTGCCTCACCTTTATTTCCCGTAATAGGATTTTTTACTTCTAATTTCATTCCTACTTTTAATTGATTAAAATAGGTAATTGGAATTTGGGAATACAATTTAAAATTATTCATTTGAGAAATTTGGAATATAGCACTTCCTGTTGATACGTAGTCACCTACAAATTGTAAGGACTGAGTAATAATACCTGCATAAGGAGCGGTCAATTGAGTTGATTTTAAAGTATATTCTTTTCCTTCAAGTTGAACCTGAGCAGCATTCAATTCAAGTTTATTTAATTGCAATAAATTTTTTTCTTTTTCTAATGTAGATAAATTTACAATTCCATTTTTGTATTGTTGTTCTATTCTTTGGACATTTTTTTCTTGCTGTATAACATCTAAGTTCTTTTTTTCTACTTCAATTTTTGCCATTTTGACATCAATTTTTGCCTGATTATCTTCTAATGATGCTAAAATTTGTCCTTGTTTTACTTCATCACCTGGATGAACGTATAATTTTGTAATTGATCCTGATGTTAAAAATCCTATTTTACTTTGATTTTCCGCTTTAATTGTAGCAGAAATTCTGGGGGTATTTTCGGATTGTAAATTGGTATCAATAATTTTATTTTCTTTTGGTGTTATCTTTTTAGAAGAATCTTGATTTTTATTTGTATTTTCTGCAAGGGCAATGCTCTCTTCTTTTTTATTTGTTTCGATAACTGGCAGTGTTGCTTTATTTGTGTTGTTTTTTGAGCAACTCATAAAAGATATTAAAATTAAAAAATAGATAGTAAATAAATTGAACACTTTTATTTTTTTCATAATTCACCCTGTCGTATTTGCATTAGGTAATTGTCCAATAGCCGCTTGTAATTGAATCCAAGAAAAATCTATATCTCCTCGTAATTTAGAAAGTGAAATTTTTGCGCTTATATATGAATTTTGTACTTGAATAAGTTCTGATGCCGTTAAGTTTCCTGTTTTGTATTTAATTTGCGAAAGTTTATAGGCCTCTTCAAGGGCTTCTGTCGCTAATTTAGATTTGGGTAATATTTGAATATTTGAATTTAAATTATAATATGCCTGAGAGATTTCATTTCTAATATCAAATTCTTTTTTAGTTTTATTTAATTTTAACTTTTCTCTTTCATTAATTTGTGACATTCTCTTTTCTGTAGAAAGCCCCCCATCCCAAATACTCCAGGAAAGTTTTAATCCAAAGTTTAGAGAATTGCTTGGTTCTGGTGCATTTATATCAATAGATTCCAGAGAATTATTTCTTTGGTAGGCTGCAAACGCATCAATTTTAGGAAAATATTCAAAATTTGTTTGTTTTATAAAATTATCTTGAGAAATAATTTTCTTATCAATTATTTTTAAATCACTTCTATTTTTTTCATTTTCAGAAACTAATATATTGAGTTCTGGCATTTTATTTTGATATGTTTCCCATTGTGATTGAGAGTGACTTTGAAATTGTATAGAAACATCACTATTTAATTTTAATAAATTTTTTAATTCTGAGACTCTATTTTGAAATAAATTTTGCGCCATTTCAAATTCAACTTCTGAATTTGTGAACTTTGCTTGCATTTGTAGAACATCAATTTTTGTTTTACTTTCGTCACCACTTTCAAATAGAATCTTGGTATCATTCCATTGTTTTTGAGCATTTTCTAGGTCATTCCGTTTTATTTCCATATCCTGGAAGGCTTGCTGTGCTTTGATAAAGGCCTGGGCTCCATCTGTGCGTGCCTTAATTTTGCTGTCTTCAGCTTGGAAAGTAGCAGCATCATACTGTGCTGAATATTGCTGAATTTTGTAAAAACTTTGCCATATTCCCGTTATGGGTTGTTCTACTTTGAGGCCTGCGCTAGAGGCTTGGTTTGATTGTCCCGTATTAAAGTTTTGAATATTTTGAGGAAACCATTCTGCATTTGCATTTGCTGAAATGTTAGGACCAAAATTAAAATAGCTTAGGGTATGAAGGTTATCATTGTAGTTAAGCTCTATATTTGCAGACTTAACTTCCGTTGAATTGTCTTCTGCAAGTTCCATAGTCGATTGGAGCGAGAGCGTTAAGGTGTTATTTTCTTTGATAATTTCTTGTGCAAATATGTCTATAGGATTCAAAAAAAATGGCAAAATAGTACAATAAAAAATTGTTTTGAAATACATAATTTTAAAACCAACACTATAAAATAGATAATTTTTAAAAAGAGATCATAAAATAGATAATTCTA is a window encoding:
- a CDS encoding TolC family protein — translated: MYFKTIFYCTILPFFLNPIDIFAQEIIKENNTLTLSLQSTMELAEDNSTEVKSANIELNYNDNLHTLSYFNFGPNISANANAEWFPQNIQNFNTGQSNQASSAGLKVEQPITGIWQSFYKIQQYSAQYDAATFQAEDSKIKARTDGAQAFIKAQQAFQDMEIKRNDLENAQKQWNDTKILFESGDESKTKIDVLQMQAKFTNSEVEFEMAQNLFQNRVSELKNLLKLNSDVSIQFQSHSQSQWETYQNKMPELNILVSENEKNRSDLKIIDKKIISQDNFIKQTNFEYFPKIDAFAAYQRNNSLESIDINAPEPSNSLNFGLKLSWSIWDGGLSTEKRMSQINEREKLKLNKTKKEFDIRNEISQAYYNLNSNIQILPKSKLATEALEEAYKLSQIKYKTGNLTASELIQVQNSYISAKISLSKLRGDIDFSWIQLQAAIGQLPNANTTG